Within Dysgonomonas sp. HDW5A, the genomic segment TGAAGAACATAACGTATTCTTCAATACAGGTTATCTATCTCGTGCGCCATTTATGAGTGGTGGTTATTTCACTTCTATACATACTAGTAATGCAGTAAATAAAAATGCAATTAATGAAAAATTATTTTCAGCAGAATTAGGCTACGGATATCGTTCCAGATTTTTCACTGCTAACCTGAATGTATACTACACCAAATGGATGGACAGAACAACAGTAAGAACATTTGGTAACGACCAGAATGCATTTGTGAACCTTAGCGGACTTGATGCACGCCACCAAGGGATAGAACTAGACTTCGTTCTAAAACCAACACATAATCTGGAGATCACAGGTATGGTATCTTTAGGTGACTGGATATGGGATAGCAGAACTCAAGGATTTGTATATGACTCTTACGGTCAACCAAGTGATGGGAATAATCCTGTTGCCCCAGAAGATCAAAAGCCTATTACTATCGATATGAAAGGTGTTAAAGTAGGTAACTCGGCACAAACAACATTTGCAACAGGTGCCAGCTACCGATTATTAGACGGTCTTACGGTAGGTGCTGATTTCACTTTTTATGCTAATAACTATGCTGACTACGCTATCGAGGTACCAGATATTGGCGGAACTTATAAATACAATACTCCTTACAAAGTTCCTAATGCCGGACTGTTAGACCTAAGAGCTAACTATAGATTTAAAATCGGTCCATTTGATGCCAATTTGATGGGTAATGTAAACAATGCCTTAGATCAGGTATATATCTCCGACTCAAGAGACTTGAATCCTAGAACCGAAGGCGCTCACGACTGGAAACAGGTTGCTGTTATGTATGGTTTCGGAAGAACATATACTACAACATTGAAAGTGAAATTTTAATTCGAAATAGAATATAAAAATGAAGAAATATATATTATTACTCGCAACAATACTCACAGCAACATTCTCGGGTTGTGATTATAACGAACGTAACTTCGATGGTTTTGAGGATTTATCAAAACCTCAGAATGTCGCGACTTACGAATATACTTTTGCAGAGTCAGACATACCTACTATTGTAAAAGCATTAAATGCCAATAAAAATGCACAGGACTCGGCTACTGCAAAAATTCTAAATGCAGACAAAATGTTTTCTGCGTCTGCGGAAGCCAGTACACTCATTCCATACTTCTTGACAACAAAATATTATGCAGCAGACGTTAAGTCATCTGCAAAGGTTACTTATAAGTACAAGGAAGGACGTAACGAAACTGTAACCAACCTATCTACAGCTCCCTATACTCTTACGGAAAATGATTACAAATTAATCTGGGGCGAGAATGTAATAACAGCTCTTACCCCGGAGAAATCTCCGGAGAAATCTATACCTACAATTCTCACTAAAAATATTGCTTCTCCTACCGAAGGAATGTTTAAGAACGTAGAGTATTATTACTCAAAAGAGGAGCCTGTTAGCACTACTGTGGAAAACAAAATTATTGAAGCAGATTTTGATGCTTATCCTGCCGGCTCGGGTATATTAGTTGCCATAGACGGATGGATCAACAAAGATCTAAAAGGTAATATCGGCTGGCAAAATATCGCTTACTCAAATAATAATTATGCCCAGATATCATCTTATAATTCAAAAACGGTGAATGATGTAAGATTAATTACTAAAGTAATTGATTTAACAAAAACAACCAACCCTAAATTTTCATTTGATATTGTAGTTGGTAAATTTTCCGCTAATTGCTTATCAATCGAATTATCTGAAAATTTTGATGGTAAAGAAGCCAACATTACAACTGCAACATGGAAAGATGTAACTTCCAGCTTTACAATACCTCAACCGGCCAGTGGATATACTAAATGGGCTAGTGCAGGTACATTGGATTTGAAAGCATATAAAGGCAAAAAAATCTATATATCATTCAAATACTCAGGAGACGATACTTCAACTCCAAAGAAAACTACAACTTATCAAATTGATAATGTAAAGGCTTTTGATGAAATCATAGGTAAGGATGTAAAAAACAAAGAATTGCAATATGCGGCATACGAATACAAAAGTTCGAAATGGCAACTTGCATCTTCTGTTATATCTCTTCAACCGTCCGATTATGATGCAATGGGCCTTAAGTTCTTAACTACAGCTCAAGCGCCTAATTACCTTCCTGCATATCTAAAACTTAAGTTCCCTTTTGCACAAGAAGGAAATACCAAAACAATAGTATATAAAACATCTGCAACATCATGCTATGCTGATGAATACGTATATACAGCAGGAAAATGGGCTCCTAATACTTTCATCATAGAAAAAACCGAACAATTTGTATTCTCAAATAAAGGTTGGGTATTTGATCCTACTTTACATGTAGTAATGCAAAAAGGGAAAGCAGATACAGACGATTACATGATGATTGTAAACTATGTGAAAGCTCATCAGGCAATAGATAATCCTGCGCTAATTAGCAGCTATGGAGACTCTGAATACTATTATGGCTTCAGTGCAAACTATGGTAATATCACTTATCGTGATAAAGACAGGTCTCTGGATACAACATATCCTAAATCGGGAACTGCTGCCGAGAAAGCTGCATTCATGGATCAACGAACTATAGAGGCTATAAAGATATTTTTAACCCTAAAGTATCCGAATGCTCAGACTCAAGTAA encodes:
- a CDS encoding choice-of-anchor J domain-containing protein — encoded protein: MKKYILLLATILTATFSGCDYNERNFDGFEDLSKPQNVATYEYTFAESDIPTIVKALNANKNAQDSATAKILNADKMFSASAEASTLIPYFLTTKYYAADVKSSAKVTYKYKEGRNETVTNLSTAPYTLTENDYKLIWGENVITALTPEKSPEKSIPTILTKNIASPTEGMFKNVEYYYSKEEPVSTTVENKIIEADFDAYPAGSGILVAIDGWINKDLKGNIGWQNIAYSNNNYAQISSYNSKTVNDVRLITKVIDLTKTTNPKFSFDIVVGKFSANCLSIELSENFDGKEANITTATWKDVTSSFTIPQPASGYTKWASAGTLDLKAYKGKKIYISFKYSGDDTSTPKKTTTYQIDNVKAFDEIIGKDVKNKELQYAAYEYKSSKWQLASSVISLQPSDYDAMGLKFLTTAQAPNYLPAYLKLKFPFAQEGNTKTIVYKTSATSCYADEYVYTAGKWAPNTFIIEKTEQFVFSNKGWVFDPTLHVVMQKGKADTDDYMMIVNYVKAHQAIDNPALISSYGDSEYYYGFSANYGNITYRDKDRSLDTTYPKSGTAAEKAAFMDQRTIEAIKIFLTLKYPNAQTQVNGIDQMAEVTGLVYSNPVSNNTNENWTYTMQCVGNKEWKYIQRESEYGTIEKAGE